In Pleuronectes platessa chromosome 8, fPlePla1.1, whole genome shotgun sequence, the genomic stretch ATAGacaattacagaaaaaaaatgtactgaCACCCAGTTTGATCTTAACTAATGAAGCGTACTACAAAATGTTCGGAGCATATAGCAACATATGGCTGAATATTAATAAATGATGTGGGCATTTTTTAAGTGTAATGTGATTTCCTACCTGCAGAGTAGAAGCTGCTGAGCCGCTCGTGTCTGTGAGTCCTGTGCCTCTCGGTAAACTGGACACGATGTATCTGGAGCCCTTTGGCACAGGCTGTCTGACCACCATCTTTCCCTTCCGGGTCTCTGCCAGAAACAGACTGTACCAGTAGGCATCGTTGGAGACCAGAGTGGAATCTGCGATGGTGGAGTTCCTCTCACTGATCACACTGTTCCTGCAGGGAGGAGCCGCATTGCTGGGCTTGGGTTTCTGACACTTGAGCACGATGGTGACCAATATGGTGATGAGCAGGAGAAACGACACGGAGCCCAGACCGATCACCAGATACAGGTTTAGGTCTGAGAAGATGTCGTACTCTAGAGGCACCTCAGTCATGTCAGAGTAGGCCTTAACGACAGTCTCCACCGTGGACAGCTTGATGGTGACTGTAGCAGAGAGAGCGGGCTCCCCGTTGTCCTTGGCCACAACAACCAGTCTCTGGTGGCGTGGATCTCTGTAACTGAACATCCTCATAGTCCGGATCTCTCCGTTGTACTGGTCCAGACTGAACAAGGTGGCGTCAGTCACCTGTAGAAACTGGTAGGTAATCCGAGAGTTGTGCACCGAGTCTGTGTCTAAAGCGATCACCTTGGAAACCAGAGAGCCTTTATCAGTGGATCTGGggatcttctcctccaccaccgaGCCGTGCGCGCGCCACGGAGACACGATAACCGGAGCGTTGTCGTTCTGGTCCACAATAACAATATGGACGGTCACGTTACTGCTGAGTGGAGGAGAACCAGAGTCTCTGGCCTCGATGTGGAAAAGAAACTCCTTCTCGATCTCATAGTCAAAAGTTTTCAGTGCGTAAAGATTACCGTTCTCTGGGTTGATGGAGAACAGCATGGACATGGAGGTGTTGGCTATCTCCTTCTCTAGAATGAAATAAACCAGATACTGGTTTTCATGGAGATCAGGGTCAAAGGCAGTGAGTGAACTGAGCAATGCTCCGGGTGCGTTATTCTCCATCACACGTATCGTGTAAAACGACTGAGGGAACTGTGGAACATTGTCATTAACATCCAGCAGCTCTAAAGTCATAGTTTCGTTGTCAGATAAAGGAGGAGTACCTCTGTCTGTGACGGTGAAAGTGACGTCATATTCAGGAACCTTCTCTCTGTCTAACGGCTCTGACACCACTAATTCATAATAGTTATCAGAGGATTCTCTCAGTTTGAAAGGCATATTATCTGGAATACGAAGATCCACCACTCCATTGTCACCAGAGTCTTTATCACTGACACTAACCACAGCGATCACTGTGTCTAATTCTATGTTTTCATTGACTGGACTCTGAAATGATTTAATAGATATTTCTGGGTGGTTGTCATTCATGTCTTCAACCAGAATATTTATGGTACATTGTCCTGATAAACTAGTTAGTCCGTGGTCGGTTGCTATAACTTCCATATCATAAATCCTGAAGTCCTCGTAGTTTAACATTCCCTTCACAGTTATTTCACCAGTGGAAGGATTCAGATTAAATGTTTCCTGCGTTTTCTCTGACGTATATAAACTATATGAGTAAATTATGTCAGAGTTTGACCCCTCATCCAAATCTGTTGCATTCAGATGAATAACCAGACTTCCTATGGGGGAGTTttccattatttttatattatgaaTCGCTTTATCAAACGTAGGAGCGTTGTCATTTGTGTCTAATACACGAACAATAACACTGGCAGTACCAGAACGAGCAGGTGTTCCTCCATCTACAGCTGTGAGTATCAAATTATAAACAGCCTGCTGCTCCCGGTCTAAAGTCTTTTTTAAGATTAGTTCGGCAAATTTGGATCCATCTCTTCCGGTCTGAACttcaatattaaaatattcaCTTTCACTGAGATGGTAAGTTTTCACTGAGTTGCTCCCGACATCAGGATCAACTGCATTACTGAGAGAGAACCGCTCTCCTTTTGGCGTCGACTCAGACATATCTAAATGTATGACGTCTCTTCTAAATTGCGGGGCGTTGTCGTTTATATCCAGAATTTCCACTTCTATATTAAATATTCTTACCGGGCTTTCTAGGATTATTTCCAGTTTGACATAACATGAGGCTGATGATTTAGAAGGGCAAAGATATTCCCTATCAATCTTCTCGACAATGTACAGTTCCCCTGTCTCTTTGTTAACATCCAGATATTTCTTATTTGCGATGATGTCCAGACGCATCTTCCTCTGATTCAGTGTTTTCACATCCAGGCCGAGATCAGTAGCGAGGTTTGCTACAACTGATCCTTCTTTCATTTCTTCGTTTATTGAATAATGAGTCACTGAGGACGATATGTTACGAACGAAGGAAAAAAGAACAAGAACCACGAGCAGCACGTACCTTCTGCAAGACTCCATTGTTACATCGGGTCGCATTGTTGTCCGTGTTTAGATCAGTCTTAATGCGGATATCCGGGAgtatttgttgtgatgaccATCGACCTCTATCAtattaataaagtttttaatCCACACGATATTCCAGCATTATAAACTAGGAGTGTGTTTTCCGAGCGGCGTTTCAGCACCACGAAGCTGTTCGGCTGATTCACGATCTGCCGTAATGCCAGCGAGTCACTGTCATGACGTTCATGGTCTGGATTTTTACTAACGGAACAGCGCCACCCTTatgattttaaatcaatatttgttCGATTTAATGTGATgaccttatttttattttatagttttttatcATTGTCAGTTTTAAAAgactattaaaaaaagaaaacagcattTACTGACAACCTTCCGATCTTAATTATGTATTTTACTACAAAATGTTCAGagtatatagcaacatatggcTCAATATTAATACATGACGTGGGCATTTTTTAAGTGTAATGTGATTTCCTACCTGCAGAGTCGACGCTGCTGAGCCGCTCGTGTCTGTGAGTCCTGTTCCTCTCGGTAAACTGGACACGATGTATCTGGAGCCCTTTGGCACAGGCTGTCTGACCACCATCTTTCCCTTCCGGGTCTCTGCCAAAAACAGACTGTACCAGTAGGCATCGTTGGAGACCAGAGTGGAATCTGCGATGGTGGAGTTCCTCTCACTGATCACACTGTTCCTGCAGGGAGGAGCCGCGTTGCTGGGCTTGGGTTTCTGACACTTGAGCACGATGGTGACCAATATGGTGATGAGCAGGAGAAACGACACGGAGCCCAGACCGATCACCAGATACAGGTTTAGGTCTGAGAAGATGTCGTACTCTAGAGGCACCTCAGTCATGTCAGAGTAGGCCTTAACGACAGTCTCCACCGTGGACAGCTTGATGGTGACTGTGGCAGAGAGAGCGGGCTCCCCGTTGTCCTTGGCCACAACAACCAGTCTCTGGTGGCGTGGATCTCTGTAACTGAACATCCTCATAGTCCGGATCTCTCCGTTGTACTGGTCCAGACTGAACAAGGTGACGTCAGTCACCTGTAGAAACTGGTAGGTAATCCGAGAGTTGTGCACCGAGTCTGTGTCTAAAGCGATCACCTTGGAAACCAGGGAGCCTTTATCTGTGGATCTGGggatcttctcctccaccaccgaGCCGTGCGCGCGCCACGGAGACACGATAACCGGAGCGTTGTCGTTCTGGTCCACAATAACAATATGGACGGTCACGTTACTGCTGAGTGGAGGAGAACCAGAGTCTCTGGCTTCGATGTGGAAAAGAAACTCCTTCTCGATCTCATAGTCAAACGTTTTCAGTGCGTAAAGATTACCGTTCTCTGGGTTGATGGAGAACAGCATGGACATGGAGGTGTTGGctatctccttctccagaaTGAAATAAACCAGATACTGGTTTTCATGGAGGTCAGGGTCAAAGGCAGTGAGTGAACTGAGCAAGGCCCCAGGTGCGTTATTCTCCATCACACGTATCGTGTAAAACAACTGAGGGAACTGTGGAACATTGTCATTAACATCCAGCAGCTCTAAAGTCATTGTTTCGTTGTCAGATAAAGGAGGAGAGCCTCTGTCGGTGACGGTGAAAGTGACGTCATATTCAGGAACCTTCTCTCGGTCTAACGGCTCTGACACCACTAATTCATAATAGTTATCAGAGGATTCTCTCAGTTTGAAAGGCATATTATCTGGAATACGAAGATCAACCACTCCATTGTTACCAGAGTCTTTATCACTGACACTAACCACAGCGATCACTGTGTCTAATTCTATGTTTTCATTGACTGGACTCTGAAATGATTTAATAGATATTTCTGGGTGGTTGTCATTCATGTCTTCAACCAGAATCTTTATGGTACATTGTCCTGATAAACTAGTTGCTCCGTGGTCGGTTGCTATAACTTCCATATCATAAATTCTGAAGTCCTCGTAGTTTAAGATTCCCTTCACAGTTATTTCACCAGTGGAAGGATTCAGATTAAATGTTTCCTGCGTCTTTTCTGAAGTATATAAACTATATGAGTAAATTATATCAGAGTTTGACCCCTCATCTAAATCCGTTGCATTCAGATGAATAACAAGACTTCCTATGGGGGAATTCTCAAGTAATTTTACATTATTAATCGCTTTATAAAATTTAGGAGCGTTGTCGTTTGTGTCTAAAACATTAACAATAACACTGGCAGTACCAGAACGAGCAGGTGTTCCTCCATCTACAGCTGTGagtattaaattatgaaaagcCTGCTGCTCCCGGTCTAAagtcttttttaatattaattcagCAAATTTCGACCCATCTCTTCCGGTCTGAACTTCAATATTAAAATGTTCGCTTTCACTCAGATGGTAAGTTTTCACCGAGTTGCTCCCGACATCAGGATCAACTGCATTACTGAGCGAGAACCTCTCTCCTTTTGGCGTCGACTCAGAAATGTCTAATTGTATTGCGTCTCTTCTAAATTGTGGGGCGTTGTCGTTCATATCCAGAATTTCTATTTCTATGTTAAATATTCGTAACGGGCTTTCTAGAATAACCTCTTGTTTGAGATAGCAAGACAACTTTGCAGGACAAATATATTCTCTGTCAATCTTCTCCACAATGTACAGTTCCCCAGTCTCTTTGTTCACATccagatattttttatttgcgaTGTTGTCCAGACGCATCTTCCTCTGAATCAGTGTTTTCACATCCAGGCCGAGATCAGTAGCGAGGTTTGCTACAACTGATCCTTCTTTCATTTCCTCGTCTATTGAATAATGAGTCACTGAGGACGATATGTTACGAACGAAGGAAAAAAGAACGAGAACCACGGGCAGCACGTACCTTCTGCAAGACTCCATTGTTACATCGGGTCGCATTGTTGTCCGTGTTTAGATCAGTCTTAATGCGGATATCCGGGAGTATTTGTTTTGATGACCATCGACCTGTATtatatgaataaagtttgaatCCACACGATATTCCAGCATTATTTGAATAAACTAGGAGTGTGTTTTCCGAGCGGCGTTTCAGCACCACGAAGCTGTCCGGCTGATTCACGATCTGCCGTTATGGCAGCGAGTCACTGTCATGACGTTCATGTTCTGGATTTTTAGTAACGGAACAGCGCCACCCATGTAGTTTTAGATTAATATTTGTTAGATTTCATGTGATGACCTTATTTTTTTAACCGTTTTTTATCATTGTGATTTTTAATAGACTATTTCAGAAAGAATACATATTATTTAATGACACCCTGTTTGATCTTAACTATGTatcttaataaaacattttcagagtATAGCAACATATGGTTCAATAATGATAAATGATGTGTGCATTTTTTAAGTGTAATGTGATTTCCTACCTGCAGAGTCGAAGCTGCTGAGCCGCTCGTGTCTGTGAGTCCTGTTCCTCTCGGTAAACTGGACACGATGTATCTGGAGCCCTTTGGCACAGGCTGTCTGACCACCATCTTTCCCTTCCGGGTCTCTGCCAAAAACAGACTGTACCAGTAGGCATCGTTGGAGACCAGAGTGGAATCTGCGATGGTGGAGTTCCTCTCACTGATCACACTGTTCCTGCAGGGAGGAGCTGCGTTGCTGGGCTTGGGTTTCTGACACTTGAGCACGATGGTGACCAATATTGTGATGAGCAGGAGAAACGACACGGAGCCCAGACCGATCACCAAATACAGGTTTAGGTCTGAGAAGATGTCGTACTCTAGAGGCACCTCAGTCATGTCAGAGTAGGCCTTAACGACAGTCTCCACCGTGGACAGCTTGATGGTGACTGTAGCAGAGAGAGCGGGCTCCCCGTTGTCCTTGGCCACAACAACCAGTCTCTGGTGGCGTGGATCTCTGTAACTGAACATCCTCATAGTCCGGATCTCTCCGTTGTACTGGTCCAGACTGAACAATGTGACATCAGTCACCTGTAGAAACTGGTAGGTAATCCGAGAGTTGTGCACCGAGTCTGTGTCTAAAGCGATCACCTTAGAAACCAGGGAGCCTTTATCAGTGGATCTGGggatcttctcctccaccaccgaGCCGTGCGCGCGCCACGGAGACACGATAACCGGAGCGTTGTCATTCTGgtcaacaataacaatatggACGGTCACGTTACTGCTGAGTGGAGGAGAACCAGAGTCTCTGGCCTCGATGTGGAAAAGAAACTCCTTCTCGATCTCATAGTCAAAAGTTTTCAGTGCGTAAAGATTACCGTTCTCTGGGTTGATGGAGAACAGCATGGACATGGAGGTGTTGGCTATCTCCTTCTCCAGGATGAAATAAACCAGATACTGGTTTTCATGGAGGTCAGGGTCAAAGGCAGTGAGTGAACTGAGCAAGGCCCCAGGTGCGTTATTCTCCATCACACGTATCGTATTAAACGACTGAGGGAACTGTGGAACATTGTCATTAACATCCAGCAGCTCTAAAGTCATAGTTTCGTTGTCAGATAAAGGAGGAGAACCTCTGTCTGTGACGGTGAAAGTGACGTCATATTCAGGAACCTTCTCACGGTCTAACGGCTCTGACACCACTAATTCATAATAGTTATCAGAGGATTCTCTCAGTTTGAAAGGCATATTATCTGGAATACGAAGATCAACCACTCCATTGTCACCAGAGTCTTTATCACTGACACTAACCACAGCTATCACTGTGTCTAATTCTATGTTTTCATTGACTGGACTCTGAAATGATTTAATAGATATTTCTGGGTGGTTGTCATTCATGTCTTCAACCAGAATATTTATGGTACATTGTCCTGATAAACTAGTTGCTCCGTGGTCGGTTGCTATAACTTCCATATCATAAATCCTGAAGTCCTCGTAGTTTAACATTCCCTTCACAGTAATTTCACCAGTGGAAGGATTCAGATTAAATGTTTCCTGCGTTTTCTCTGACGTATATAAACTATATGAGTAAATTATATCAGAGTTTGACCCCTCATCTAAATCCGTTGCATTCAGATGAATAACAAGACTTCCTATGGGGGAATTttccattatttttatattatgaaTCGATTTATCAAAAGTCGGAGCGTTGTCGTTTGTGTCTAATACACGAACAATAACACTGGCAGTACCAGAACGAGCAGGTGTTCCTCCATCTACAGCTGTGAGTATTAAATTATGAACAGCCTGCTGCTCCCGGTCTAAAGTCTTTTTCAATATTAGTTCAGCAAATTTGGACCCATCTCTTCCGGTCTGAACCTCAATATTAAAATGTTCGCTTTCACTTAAATGGTAAGTTTTCACTGAGTTGCTCCCGACATCAGGATCAACTGCATTACTGAGAGAGAATCTCTCTCCCTTTGGCGTCGACTCAGAAATGTCTAAGTGTATGACGTCTCTTCTAAATTGTGGGGCGTTGTCGTTTATATCCAGTAGTTCCACCTCTATATTAAATATTCTTACTGGGCTTTCTAGTATTATTTCCAGTTTGAGATAACAATTTGATGAAGACTTGGTATTGCAAATATATTCTCTGTCAATCTTCTCCACAATGTACAGTTCCCCAGTCTCTTTGTTCACATCCAGATATTTCTTATTTGCGATGATATCCAGACGCATCTTCCTCTGAATCAGTGTTTTCACATCCAGGCCAAGATCAGTCGCGAGGTTTGCTACAACTGATCCTTCTTTCATTTCCTCGGGTATTGAATAATGAGTCACTGAAGTCGATATGTCACGAACGAAGGAAAAAAGAACAAGAACCACGAGCAGCACGTACCTTCTGCCAGACTCCATTGTTACATCGGGTCGCATTGTTGTCCGTGTTTAGATCCGTCTTTATGCGGATATCCAGgtttttttgttgtgatgacaatCGACCTCTATCATATTATATAGTGTTAATCCACACGATATTCCAGCATGATTGAAAGAAAATCGGAATGTGTTTTCGGAGCGGCGTTTCAGCACAACGAAGCTGTCCGGCTGATTCACGATCTGCCGTAACGGCAGCGAGTCACGGTCATGACGTTCAAGGTTCTGGATTTTTACTAACGGAACAGCGCCAcccttacattttttaaataagaatttTGCTAGATTGTATGTGAAGACCTTATTATTtttgaatcattttttatcaTTGTGAGTTTTAATAGACTattacagaaagaaaacataacatttaCTGACAACATTTTTGATCTTAACTATGTATCTTGCTACAAATGGTCAGAGTATATAGCAACattaatcaatattaataaataccGTGTTAATTTTTTAAGTATGATGTGATTTCCTACCTGCAGAGTAGAAGCTGCTGAGCCGCTCGTGTCTGTGAGTCCTGTGCCTCTCGGTAAACTGGACACGATGTATCTGGAGCCCTTTGGCACAGGCTGTCTGACCACCATCTTTCCTTTCCTGGTCTCTGCCAAAAACAGACTGTACCAGTAGGCATCGTTGGAGACCAGAGTGGAATCTGCGATGGTGGAGTTCCTCTCACTGATCACACTGTTCCTGCAGGGAGGAGCCGCGTTGCTGGGCTTTGGCTTCTGACACTTGAGCACGATGGTGACCAATATGGTGATGAGCAGGAGAAACGACACGGAGCCCAGACCGATCACCAAATACAGGTTTATGTCTGAGAAGATGTCGTACTCTAGAGGCACCTCAGTCATGTCAGAGTAGGCCTTAACGACAGTCTCCACCGTGGACAGCTTGATGGTGACTGTAGCAGAGAGAGCGGGCTCCCCGTTGTCCTTGGCCACAACAACCAGTCTCTGGTGGCGTGGATCTCTGTAACTGAACATCCTCATAGTCCGGATCTCTCCGTTGTACTGGTCCAGACTGAACAAGGTGGCGTCAGTCACCTGTAGAAACTGGTAGGTAATCCGAGAGTTGTGCACTGAGTCCGTGTCTAAAGCAATCACCTTTGAAACCAGGGAGCCTTTATCAGTGGATCTGGggatcttctcctccaccaccgaGCCGTGCGCGCGCCACGGAGACACGATAACCGGAGCGTTGTCGTTCTGGTCCACAATAACAATATGGACGGTCACGTTACTGCTGAGTGGAGGAGAACCAGAGTCTCTGGCCTCGATGTGGAAAAGAAACTCTTTCTCGATCTCATAGTCAAAAGTTTTCAGTGCGTAAAGATTACCGTTCTCTGGGTTGATGGAGAACAGCATGGACATGGAGGTGTTGGCTATCTCCCTTTCTAGAATGAAATATACCAGATACTGGTTTTCATGGAGATCAGGGTCAAAGGCAGTGAGTGAACTGAGCAAGGCCCCAGGTGCGTTATTCTCCATCACACGTATCGTGTAAAACGACTGAGGGAACTGTGGAACATTGTCATTAACATCCAGAAGCTCTAAAGTCATAGTTTCATTGTCAGATAAAGGAGGAGAGCCTCTGTCTGTGACGGTGAAAGTGACGTCATATTCAGGAACCTTCTCTCGGTCTAACGGCTCTGACACCACTAATTCATAATAGTTATCAGAGGATTCTCTCAGTTTGAAAGGCATATTATCTGGAATACGAAGATCAACCACTCCATTGTCACCAGAGTCTTTATCACTGACACTAACCACAGCGATCACTGTGTCTAATTCTATGTTTTCATTGACTGGACTCTGAAATGATTTAATAGATATTTCTGGGTGGTTGTCATTCATGTCTTCAACCAGAATCTTTATGGTACATTGTCCTGATAAACTAGTTGCTCCGTGGTCGGTTGCTATAACTTCCATATCATAAATTCTGAAGTCCTCGTAGTTTAACATTCCCTTCACAGTTATTTCACCAGTGGAAGGATTCAGATTAAATGTTTCCTGCGTCTTTTCTGACGTATATAAACTATATGAGTAAATTATGTCAGAGTTTGACCCCTCATCTAAATCCGTTGCATTCAGATGAATAACAAGACTTCCTATGGGGGAGTTCtccattatttttatattatgaaTCACGTTATCAAAGGTAGGAGCGTTGTCATTTGTGTCTAAAACGTGAACAATGATATTAACGGTGCCAGAACGAGCAGGTGTTCCTCCATCTACAGCTGTGAGTATTAAATTATGAACAGCCTGCTGCTCCCGGTCTAAAGTCTTTTTTAAGATTAATTCGGCAAATTTGGATCCATCTCTTCCGGTCTGAACTTCAATATTAAAATGTTCGCTTTCACTCAGATGGTAAGTTTTCACCGAGTTGCTCCCGACATCAGGATCAACTGCATTACTGAGAGAGAATCTCTCTCCTTTTGGCGTCGACTCAGAAATGTCTAAATGTATCGCGTCTCTTCTAAATTGCGGGGCGTTGTCATTCATATCTAGAATTTCTACCTCAATGTTAAATATTCGTAACGGGTTTTCTAATATTACTTCCAGTTTAAGATAACAAGACGCTGACGATTTTGTTGTACAAATATATTCTCTGTCAATCTTCTCCACAATGTACAGTTCCCCAGTCTCTTTGTTCACATCCAGATATTTCTTATTTGTGATGATGTCCAGACGCATCTTCCTCTGATTCAGTGTTTTCACATCCAGGCCGAGATCAGTAGCGAGGTTTGCTACAACTGATCCTTCTTTCATTTCCTCGGGTATTGAATAATGAGTCACTGAAGTCGATATGTTACGAAcgaagaaaaaaagaacaagaatCACGAGCAGCACGTACCTTCTGGAAGACTCCATTGTTACATCGGGTCGCATTGTTGTTCGCGTTAAGAACAGGCGTAATGCAGATATCCGggattacagacgtttgttgtgatgagtatataaatatatttttaatccaTACGATATTCCAGCATCATTTAACAAAGCCGGAGTCTGTTTTCTGAGCGGCGATTCCACACCACGGAGCTGTCCGGCTGATTCACAATCTGCCGTAATGGCAGCGAGTCACTGTCGTGACGTTCATGTTCTGGATTTTTACTAACGGAACAGCGCCacccttttaatttaaaattattatttttgctaGATTTAATATCATGGCCGTTTTGCTTTTTACGAATTTATATCATTGTGAGTTTTAATGGACAATCACAGACGAACAACTCAGAATTGAGGATAAACTTGTTGATCATAACTAATGAAGCGTACTACAAAATGTTCAGagtatatagcaacatatggcTCAATAATGACAAATGATGTGGGCATTTTTTAAGTGTAATGTGATTTCCTACCTGCAGAGTAGAAGCTGCTGAGCCGCTCGTGTCTGTGAGTCCTGTGCCTCTCGGTAAACTGGACACGATGTATCTGGAGCCCTTTGGCACAGGCTGTCTGACCACCATCTTTCCTTTCCGGGTCTCTGCCAGAAACAGACTGTACCAGTAGGCATCGTTGGAGACCAGAGTGGAATCTGCGATGGTGGAGTTCCTCTCACTGATCACACTGTTCCTGCAGGGAGGAGCCGCGTTGCTGGGCTTGGGTTTCTGACACTTGAGCACGATGGTGACCAATATGGTGATGAGCAGGAGAAACGACACGGAGCCCAGACCGATCACCAAATACAGGTTTAGGTCTGAGAAGATGTCGTACTCTAGAGGCACCTCAGTCATGTCAGAGTAGGCCTTAACGACAGTCTCCACCGTGGTCAGCTTGATGGTGACTGTAGCAGAGAGAGCGGGCTCCCCGTTGTCCTTGGCCACAACAACCAGTCTCTGGTGGCGTGGATCTCTGTAACTGAACATCCTCATAGTCCGGATCTCTCCGTTGTACTGGTCCAGATTGAACAAGGTGGCGTCAGTCACCTGTAGAAACTGGTAGGTAATCCGAGAGTTGTGCACCGAGTCTGTGTCTAAAGCGATCACCTTGGAAACCAGGGACCCTTTATCTGTGGATCTGGggatcttctcctccaccaccgaGCCGTGAGCGCGCCACGGAGACACAATAACCGGAGCGTTGTCATTCTGGTCCACAATAACAATATGGACGGTCACGTTACTGCTGAGTGGAGGAGAACCAGAGTCTCTGGCCTCGATGTGGAAAAGAAACTCCTTCTCGATCTCATAGTCAAACGTTTTCAGTGCGTAAAGATTACCGTTCTCTGGGTTGATGGAGAACAGCATGGACATGGAGGTGTTGGATATCTCCCTCTCTAGGATGAAATAAACCAGATACTGGTTTTCATGGAGATCAGGATCAAAGGCAGTGAGTGAGCTGAGCAAGGCCCCAGGTGCGTTATTCTCCATCACACGTATCGTGTAAAACGACTGAGGGAACTGTGGAACATTGTCATTAACATCCAGCAGCTCTAAAGTCATAGTTTCGTTGTCAGATAAAGGAGGAGAACCTCTGTCTGTGA encodes the following:
- the LOC128445603 gene encoding protocadherin alpha-C2-like, yielding MESGRRYVLLVVLVLFSFVRDISTSVTHYSIPEEMKEGSVVANLATDLGLDVKTLIQRKMRLDIIANKKYLDVNKETGELYIVEKIDREYICNTKSSSNCYLKLEIILESPVRIFNIEVELLDINDNAPQFRRDVIHLDISESTPKGERFSLSNAVDPDVGSNSVKTYHLSESEHFNIEVQTGRDGSKFAELILKKTLDREQQAVHNLILTAVDGGTPARSGTASVIVRVLDTNDNAPTFDKSIHNIKIMENSPIGSLVIHLNATDLDEGSNSDIIYSYSLYTSEKTQETFNLNPSTGEITVKGMLNYEDFRIYDMEVIATDHGATSLSGQCTINILVEDMNDNHPEISIKSFQSPVNENIELDTVIAVVSVSDKDSGDNGVVDLRIPDNMPFKLRESSDNYYELVVSEPLDREKVPEYDVTFTVTDRGSPPLSDNETMTLELLDVNDNVPQFPQSFNTIRVMENNAPGALLSSLTAFDPDLHENQYLVYFILEKEIANTSMSMLFSINPENGNLYALKTFDYEIEKEFLFHIEARDSGSPPLSSNVTVHIVIVDQNDNAPVIVSPWRAHGSVVEEKIPRSTDKGSLVSKVIALDTDSVHNSRITYQFLQVTDVTLFSLDQYNGEIRTMRMFSYRDPRHQRLVVVAKDNGEPALSATVTIKLSTVETVVKAYSDMTEVPLEYDIFSDLNLYLVIGLGSVSFLLLITILVTIVLKCQKPKPSNAAPPCRNSVISERNSTIADSTLVSNDAYWYSLFLAETRKGKMVVRQPVPKGSRYIVSSLPRGTGLTDTSGSAASTLQVGNHITLKKFY
- the LOC128445601 gene encoding protocadherin alpha-C2-like, which gives rise to MRPDVTMESCRRYVLLVVLVLFSFVRNISSSVTHYSINEEMKEGSVVANLATDLGLDVKTLNQRKMRLDIIANKKYLDVNKETGELYIVEKIDREYLCPSKSSASCYVKLEIILESPVRIFNIEVEILDINDNAPQFRRDVIHLDMSESTPKGERFSLSNAVDPDVGSNSVKTYHLSESEYFNIEVQTGRDGSKFAELILKKTLDREQQAVYNLILTAVDGGTPARSGTASVIVRVLDTNDNAPTFDKAIHNIKIMENSPIGSLVIHLNATDLDEGSNSDIIYSYSLYTSEKTQETFNLNPSTGEITVKGMLNYEDFRIYDMEVIATDHGLTSLSGQCTINILVEDMNDNHPEISIKSFQSPVNENIELDTVIAVVSVSDKDSGDNGVVDLRIPDNMPFKLRESSDNYYELVVSEPLDREKVPEYDVTFTVTDRGTPPLSDNETMTLELLDVNDNVPQFPQSFYTIRVMENNAPGALLSSLTAFDPDLHENQYLVYFILEKEIANTSMSMLFSINPENGNLYALKTFDYEIEKEFLFHIEARDSGSPPLSSNVTVHIVIVDQNDNAPVIVSPWRAHGSVVEEKIPRSTDKGSLVSKVIALDTDSVHNSRITYQFLQVTDATLFSLDQYNGEIRTMRMFSYRDPRHQRLVVVAKDNGEPALSATVTIKLSTVETVVKAYSDMTEVPLEYDIFSDLNLYLVIGLGSVSFLLLITILVTIVLKCQKPKPSNAAPPCRNSVISERNSTIADSTLVSNDAYWYSLFLAETRKGKMVVRQPVPKGSRYIVSSLPRGTGLTDTSGSAASTLQVGNHITLKKCPHHLLIFSHMLLYAPNIL
- the LOC128445602 gene encoding protocadherin alpha-C2-like translates to MESCRRYVLPVVLVLFSFVRNISSSVTHYSIDEEMKEGSVVANLATDLGLDVKTLIQRKMRLDNIANKKYLDVNKETGELYIVEKIDREYICPAKLSCYLKQEVILESPLRIFNIEIEILDMNDNAPQFRRDAIQLDISESTPKGERFSLSNAVDPDVGSNSVKTYHLSESEHFNIEVQTGRDGSKFAELILKKTLDREQQAFHNLILTAVDGGTPARSGTASVIVNVLDTNDNAPKFYKAINNVKLLENSPIGSLVIHLNATDLDEGSNSDIIYSYSLYTSEKTQETFNLNPSTGEITVKGILNYEDFRIYDMEVIATDHGATSLSGQCTIKILVEDMNDNHPEISIKSFQSPVNENIELDTVIAVVSVSDKDSGNNGVVDLRIPDNMPFKLRESSDNYYELVVSEPLDREKVPEYDVTFTVTDRGSPPLSDNETMTLELLDVNDNVPQFPQLFYTIRVMENNAPGALLSSLTAFDPDLHENQYLVYFILEKEIANTSMSMLFSINPENGNLYALKTFDYEIEKEFLFHIEARDSGSPPLSSNVTVHIVIVDQNDNAPVIVSPWRAHGSVVEEKIPRSTDKGSLVSKVIALDTDSVHNSRITYQFLQVTDVTLFSLDQYNGEIRTMRMFSYRDPRHQRLVVVAKDNGEPALSATVTIKLSTVETVVKAYSDMTEVPLEYDIFSDLNLYLVIGLGSVSFLLLITILVTIVLKCQKPKPSNAAPPCRNSVISERNSTIADSTLVSNDAYWYSLFLAETRKGKMVVRQPVPKGSRYIVSSLPRGTGLTDTSGSAASTLQVGNHITLKKCPRHVLILSHMLLYTLNIL